In the Sander lucioperca isolate FBNREF2018 chromosome 24, SLUC_FBN_1.2, whole genome shotgun sequence genome, tgtgtgtgtgtgcgtgtgtgtgtctctgtgtgtatgtatgtgtgtctgtgtgtgtgtgtgtgtgtgtgtgtctctgtgtgtatgtgtgtgtgtgtgtgtgtgtgtctgtgtgtgtgtgtgtgtatgtctctgtgtgtatgtatgtgtgtgtctgtgtgtgtgtgtgtgtgtgtgtgtgtgtgtgtgtctgtgtgtgtctgtgtctgtgtgtgtgtgtgtgtgtgtgtgtgtgtgtgtgtgtctgtatgtgtgtgtgtgtgtgtgtgtgtgtgtgtctgtgtctgtgtgtgtgtgtgcatttaatgAGGTTCtttgatatatatattaatataataactGCTGATGTTTGTGTTAACTGATATTTTCCGTGTGTTTAGGGTCTGAGCACGGCGCACAAAGACACCTACGACAAGCTGCAGATGCAGCCGCTTCCTCGCTAATGGCGGCCGCCGCATCACTTCCTGTCAGTCGCATCACTTCCTGTCAAccttaaaaaacacaaacacaaacatggtTTTAGTTTTTGGTATAGAAGAATTTTGCTGCCACGCCTGAAAACTatttcatacatacacacatgtacgtTATACTAATTATAATAGTACAATAACTTGTTCACGTTATGCTGTTACTGATACTAacaagatattttttatttcaagaGAATATTtccggaaaaaagtcataataatttAGGaaaatttgtgaaaaaagtcataatttagtAAAACAGTcgtgaattattttttttcacattattccaacttattattaatataattattattattaagttttACACAAAAGCATCTTGTTACATAAGGTTTTCACGTAATAACTGAAATCTTTTTTTGCAGCAAAACGCTTCCGTAGTTTTACAGCGCCGATAAGACGGGAAACAGTTTGACCGTCCAGCTTTTACTGAGTAAATGTTGATGCTTTAACGAGAGAAAAACCCCAGAACATtcaaaaaatgactaaaaaagtAACGTAGACGTCAGAAAAAGCGATTAAATTGTGCCAAAATtctacaaaaatgtcaaataaatgacaaaaacatagaaaaaagcATCAATTCTATATATTGTATTATGGTATTAGAGGAAACCAATGACCGATATCCTCGGAGCGTTAGTTTCTCTAAATGTTGATGCTTTAGAGAGAGAACAAACCCACCTAAAAGCGTTGAAAAACCCGCCAGAAAATCTTGAAAACCTGCCAAGAAGTGGTAAAAAACTCTCCAAAATACGTTGAAAAACTTTGACACAATGCCAAAAGTATCAGAAAAACAAACCAAGACGTTGAAAGAAACCGGCCAAGAAGCGTTACAAAACCGGCCAAAAAGCGATACAAAACCGGCCAAGAAGCGTTACAAAACCGGCCGAAAAGCGTTACAAAACCGGCCAAGAAGCGTTACAAAACCGGCCAAAAAGCGCTACAAAACCGGCCAAGAAGCGTTACAAAACCGGCCAAAAAGCTTTACAAAACCGGCCAAAAAGCGTTACAAAACCGGCCAAAAAGCGTTACAAAACCGGCCAAAAAGCGCTACAAAACCGGCCAAAAAGCGTTACAAAACCGGCCAAAAAGCGTTACAAAACCGGCCAAAAAGCGTTACAAAACCGGCCAAAAAGCGCTACAAAACCGGCCAAAAAGCGCTACAAAACCGGCCAAAAAGCGTTACTAACCGGCCAAGAAGCGTTACTAACCGGCCAAAAAGCGTTACAAAACAGACCAAAAAGCGTTACTAACCGGCCAAAAAGCGTTACTAACCGGCCAAAAAGCGTTACAAAACCGACCAAAAAGCGTTACTAACCGGCCAAAAAGCGTTACTAACCGGCCAAAAAGCGTTACAAAACCGGCCAAGAAGCGTTACAAAACCGGCCAAGAAGCGTTACAAAACCGGCCAAGAAGCGTTACTAACCGGCCAAAACAGCGTTGAAAAACCGGCCAAAAAGCGCTACAAAACCGGCCAAAAAGCGTTACAAAACCGGCCAAGAAGCGTTACAAAACCGGCCAAGAAGCGTTACAAAACCGGCCAAGAAGCGTTACAAAACCGGCCAAGAAGCGTTACAAAACCGACCAAGAAGCGTTACAAAACCGACCAAGAAGCGTTACAAAACCGGCCAAGAAGCGTTACAAAACCGGCCAAGAAGCGTTACTAACCGGCCAAAACAGCGTTGAAAAACCGGCCAAAAAGCGCTACAAAACCGACCAAAAAGCGCTACAAAACCGGCCGAGAAGCGTTACAAAACCGGCCAAAACAGCGTTGAAAAACCGGCCAAAAAGCGCTACAAAACCGACCAAAAAGCGCTACAAAACCGGCCAAAACAGCGTTGAAAAACCGGCCAAAAAGCGTTACAAAACCGGCCAAGAAGCGTTACAAAACCGGCCAAGAAGCGTTACTAACCGGCCAAGAAGCGTTACAAAACCGGCCAAAAAGCGTTACAAAACCGGCCAAGAAGCGTTACTAACCGGCCAAGAAGCGTTACAAAACCGGCCAAGAAGCGTTACAAAACCGGCCAAGAAGCGTTACTAACCGGCCAAGAAGCGTTACAAAACCGGCCAAGAAGCGTTACAAAACCGGCCAAGAAGCGTTACAAAACCGGCCAAGAAGCGTTACAAAACCGACCAAGAAGCGTTACAAAACCGGCCAAGAAGCGTTACAAAACCGACCAAGAAGCGTTACAAAACCGGCCAAGAAGCGTTACAAAACCGGCCAAAAAGCGCTACAAAACCGGCCGAGAAGCGTTACAAAACCGGCCAAAACAGCGTTGAAAAACCGGCCAAAAAGCGCTACAAAACCGACCAAAAAGCGTTACAAAACCGGCCAAGAAGCGTTACAAAACCGGCCAAGAAGCGTTACAAAACCGGCCGAGAAGCGTTACAAAACCGGCCAAGAAGCGTTACTAACCGGCCAAAACAGCGTTGAAAAACCGGCCAAAAAGCGCTACAAAACCGACCAAAAAGCGCTACAAAACCGGCCAAGAAGCGTTACAAAACCGGCCAAGAAGCGTTACAAAACCGGCCGAGAAGCGTTACAAAACCGGCCAAAAAGCGTTACAAAACCGGCCAAAACAGCGTTGAGAAACCGGCCAAAAAGCGCTACAAAACCGACCAAAAAGCGTTACAAAACCGGCCAAGAAGCGTTACAAAACCGGCCAAGAAGCGTTACAAAACCGGCCAAGAAGCGTTACAAAACCGGCCAAGAAGCGTTACAAAACCGGCCAAGAAGCGTTACAAAACCGGCCAAGAAGCGTTACAAAACCGGCCAAGAAGCGTTACAAAACCGGCCAAGAAGCGTTACAAAACCGGCCAAGAAGCGTTACAAAACCGACCAAGAAGCGTTACAAAACCGACCAAGAAGCGTTACAAAACCGGCCAAGAAGCGTTACAAAACCGACCAAGAAGCGTTACAAAACCGGCCAAGAAGCGTTACTAACCAGCCAAAACAGCGTTGAAAAACCGGCCAAAAAGCGCTACAAAACCGGCCAAAAAGCGCTACAAAACCGACCAAAAAGCGCTACAAAACCGGCCGAGAAGCGTTACAAAACCGGCCGAGAAGCGTTACAAAACCGGCCAAAACAGCGTTGAAAAACCGGCCAAAAAGCGCAACAAAACAGACCAAAAAGCGCTACAAAACCGGCCAAAACAGCGTTGAAAAACCAGCCAAAAAGCGCTACAAAACCGGCCAAAAAGCGTTACAAAACCGGCCGAGAAGCGTTACAAAACCGGCCAAGAAGCGTTACAAAACCGGCCAAAAAGCGCTACAAAACCGGCCAAGAAGCGCTCATAAACCCCCCTCAGAAAATATTGAAAATCTTGAGAAAAACGTCAATTCTTTTTgaaaaaacgttggaaaataGTTTGCCAAAAACAACGTAAAAACGATAAGAGTCAGAAGAAGTAACAAAGATGTCTTTGTTCTGTTAAACAAAATTTTGTGAAATAATTGTACATGTTTTAGCGAGCGCAGAGTGCAGGAAGGTCAgatattttattgtgaaattaaAAACGTAGGCCGACGTAGTGCAGCTTTAACTTAGTTTTTTCTCCAttaaaagtagtttattttactttttttattttgctgtcGATTGCTTTGTTTTgatgcttttattctgaaaatatttaaCCAGGTAGCTATTGTCATCTGAATttaatgtttgttgttgttgtgatatTTTCCTGAGAATTCGTGCTGTTTCTATATGGATTTTTTGGCTTTTATGTTCATGTTTGTTTATGATATTCAAATGTATCATAGAAATGTCTaaataaatccaaattaaagCAGAAAAATGTGAGGTTTTACTGCCATCTGGTGGctcaaaacagacaaacaatattttgatatttaataCGACATTACAAACCTGCAGTTTTATGTTGTTTAATCTGTTACATCCTCCGCAtcactaattaattaattagttcACTTTTACCTGTAAAAGGGCAGGAAAatgtataatattattataatgttattaacatgtattttaaatgGGATTTAGAGGGGATTATAATATGTGACGTATTTTTCTGAATTTTCCTTTGGaaatccactgtgtgtgtgtgtgtgtgtgtgtgtgtgtgtgtgtgtgtgtgtgtgtgtgtgtttgtgtgtctgtgtgtgtgtgtgtgtgtgtgtgtctgtgtgtctgtgtgtgtgtgtgtgtgtgtgtatatgtgtctctctgtgtgtctgtgtgtgtatatgtctgtgtgtgtgtgtgtgtgcgtgtgtgtgtttgtgtgtctgtgtgtgtttgtgtgtctctgtgtgtgtgtgtgtgtgtgtgtgtctctgtgtgtgtgtgtgtgtgtgtgtgtgtgtgtgtgtgtgtgtgcgtgtatatgtctctgtgtgtgtgtgtgtgtgtgtgtgtgtgtgtgtgtgtgtgtgtgtgtgtgtgtgtatgtctctgtctgtgtgtgtgtgtgtgtgtgtgtctctctgtgtgtgtgtgtgtgtctctgtgtgtctctgtgtgtgtgtctctctctgtgtgtctttgtgtgtgtgtgtctgtgtgtgaatcCATTTTAAGTGTTAATTTATTCATAAATTAACACTTTACCTGCAGTAACTTATTCAATTCTTGAATACTGACTCCAATATCccattttttttgcacttttaaTATTTGATATATTTGTTGAAATCGTTTAAATTAATGTGCATATTAAAAGACAAGTCATGTAGAAGTTAGATTCTACATAATTGTGTTTAttaaatgcttttaaaattAGGTTTTAAGGGGTTTAGCTTTCAccaatttcaaaataagagaCAAAACAAGGGATATTTGGCTGCCAAACCAAATAACTTGATTCAGATagcacttttttgtgttttttttagtggtAAGTTAAGGATAAAGTAACGctattgtatttgtgtttaatgGTTTGTGAAGAAAAAACGAAATTTCATTCGCAGTTTTCGCtgataattttattttgaaaaccaatGAGCGGAAGGCGAATCTTCCTAGCTAACGGCTAGCTTGTTGCTGGTGCCAAACAAACCGCTGGTTAGCATTGTAGGCTATGAGACTAGCAACAGCAACGCCGCTGTCAACACTGAATTTTTCGACTTCACCGCAAAAAaagtcaatttaaaagaaatctgAAATGGAAACAAACGCTCCGAAGCGACGAGATAATAAGAAATCTCTTCGCGTGAAGGTGATAAGCCTCGGAAATGCGGAGGTCGGAAAGGTAAGTGACCACACCAAACCCCATAGCGAAATCCGCTGATTTAAGCTCAGATGCTCCGAGCTGCGATGTACCGCGAAAGAAAAACGTAATTTTTAGAGCTAGCTAACTATATCTCTGTTCAAGACAGTTTTAAAAACAgatgtttacttcattaatggaCGTTTCTTGTGCTGTTGGTATCAGGTTTGTGAACTTACTCTGTATGATTACTGTTGTACATTCGAACACCAGACTCCATAAACAAATCAATTACTTTTACGCGTCCTCGATTACTGCTGATAATTTATACACAGTGTAACGTCAACGAACATGTGTTACGATATATTCCTATATTCTCTTTAATTCGGcgtataaataaatgtttaatatttaaCAATTTGAATAATTATTAACGTTCCTCCTACTGTCTTGATTCAGCAGCTAAGGCGAGACTTGCTTGTGACAAACCGAGTGGACCAGATAAAAATGATGATATTGTAATACAGCGATGTCTGCTTGCTGGATAATATGTATCCCGAATGTACCAGGAGAACCCAGTGATTCTAAAATAATCCATAATGTATGTAAAAATAATCTGCGTTTCTTCATAAAAGCAATGCACCTTTTAAATTGACACAATCTTCTATGAAATTCGGCAAATatctcattttgttttcttatgAACATGAATTCTGCTGTCTTCATTTGAAAAAGTGTAAATACTGATTCACGTATGTATAGTTTGTTTGTATGGCGAATTCAcctaaaataatatgattatAAAATAATTAGGAATTATGCTTTTATACATTGACGTTAAGCCTATTAAAATATGCCCTACAATTGGCACAATCTTCACAACAATTCGGCATATATCTTACTTGATAAGATAAATAGTCAGTTTAAATAATCAGTTTTCTTTCAAGCATCACTCCCGCTGTCTTCATTCAGCATCCACCTTTAAATTGCTAGATTTCTGAAGGGAGTCTGGCGTGTAGTTCATaaatccatttttccttttcagagCTGCATTATCAAACGCTACTGTGAGAAAAGGTTTGTTCCCAAGTATTTAGCCACGATTGGCATCGACTACGGTGTCACCAAGTAAGTATACTGCATATGTAATCTATTACTGTGTGTAACTTGTACCTTAACATGTCATAATAGTAGTACAACTgtaatgttttgtgtttgttgtgctGTCAGAGTGCAGGTACGCGACAGAGAAATCAAAGTGAACATCTTTGACATGGCCGGTCATCCTTTCTTCTACGAAGTGGGTCACTCCACTTTACCTTtatttttagtgtgtgtgtgtgtgtgtgtgtgtgtgtgtgtgtgtgtatctgtatgtgtgtgtttgtgtttgtgtgtgtctgtatctgtgtgtgtgtgtgtgtgtgtgtgtgtgtgtgtgtgtgtgtgtgtctgtatctgtgtgtgtgtttgtgtatatatttgtgtgtgtttgtgtgtgtgtgtgtgtctgtatctgtgtgtatatatttgtgtttgtttgtcactgtgtgtgtgtgtgtgtgtatatctgtgtgtgtctctgtgtgtgtgtgtgtgtgtgtgtgtatatctgtgtgtgtctttgtgtgtgtgtctgtgtatgtgtgtgtatatctgtgtgtgtgtgtgtgtatgtatatctgtgtgtgtctctgtgtgtatgtgtgtgtatatatttgtgtgtgtgtgtgtgtgtgtgtgtgtatgtgtcactgtgtgtgtgtgtgtatatgtgtatctgtgtgtgtctctgtgtgtgtgtgtgtgtgtgtgtgtgtgtgtgtgtgtatctgtgtgtatggtAGGGCTGAAccattaattgcatttgcgataatatcgcgatgtgttaaaacgcgatttcctaatcgcaaaggctgcgatttggtcacatgactcgcgagagcaaatcagtctgcactccgcagagaaagcatcaactagcacgctaacgctacgccgtacctggagctgatttctgtcattcaaacaactctgagttgtagtttaaaacttttacagccattttaataaaatgaagggttttattctggctcgagtccatacgtgcagttaatggatacagacacgctgtaaaaggctcggttagcaacgattagctagctctgattagcggttagctctgattagcggttagctctgagtagcggttagctccggttagcagttagctctgttataaagatatgagtggaggagctgccactgagaggggtaacaaccagactgattaatgacgttcggggagctttcacagcagcgtggccgcggtgtttcaacagttttattagtccagttaatcccacggcaagaacaccagcaacatgctaacgtaacgatagcctctctgaacaagaacaccagcaactagctaacgtaacgatagcctctctgaacaagaacaccagcaactagctaacgtaacgatagcctctctgaacaagaacaccagcagctagctaacgtaacgatagcctctctgaacaggaacaccagcaactagctaacgtaacgatagcctctctgaacaagaacaccagcaactagctaacgtaacgatagcctctctgaacaagaacaccagcaactagctaacgtaacgatagcctctctgaacaataacaccagcaactagctaacataacgatagcctctctgaacaataacaccagcaactagctaacgtaacgatagcctctctgaacaagaacaccagcaactagctaacgcaacgatagcctctctgaacaataacaccagcaactagctaacgtaacgatagcctctctgaacaataacaccagcaactagctaacgtaacgatagcctctctgaacaagaacaccagcaactagctaacgtaacgatagcctctctgaacaataacaccagcaactagctaacgtaacgatagcctctctgaacaagaacaccagcaacatgctaacgcaacgatagcctctctgaacaagaacaccagcaactagctaacgtaacgatagcctctctgaacaagaacaccagcaacatgctaacgcaacgatagcctctctgaacaagaacaccagcaactagctaacgcaacgatagcctctctgaacaagtgcacacggcagcacgcaacttcacgagggggaggggctggaggcagatcctctctgtgcactgtaaaaaatacactggtgtgtgtgtgtgtgtgtgtgtgtgtgtatagatatatactatatactatatttttacttttttaactgtctagtgtgtaattgtctgttcatactataaaattagattattttcaaaaatcgttcagccctagtgtgtgtgtatgtgtgtgtgtgtgtgtgtgtgtgtgtgtgtatattgccTCTGATTtaatgatttgtgtgtgtgtgtgtgtgtgtgtgtgtgtctctgcgtgtgtgtgtgtgtctgtcaggtgCGTAATGAGTTCTATAAGGACAGTCAGGGCGTGCTGCTGGTTTATGACGTCGGCCTCAGGGAGAGTTTCGACGCTCTGGACAGCTGGCTCGGAGAGATGAAACAGGAAATGGGCTCTCAGGCCAACATGGACAGCATCGTGTTCATCGTCTGCGCCAAcaaggtcagacacacacacacacacacacacacacgcaaacacagacagacagacacacacacacacacacacacacacacacacacacacgcaaacacagacagacagacacacacacacatgcatgcacacacacacacacaaatgcacgcagacacacacgcacacacacacacacacacactcacacaaacacacatatgcagacacacacacactcacgcacacatgTTAGCAGATGCCAGCAGTGGATGAAGTATTCAgctcctttactgcagtaaaagtacttataccacactgtaaaaatacaccTGGTGTGTAATAGCCTCGGTCTGCCACCAGGGGGAGTCAGAGCATGACATACGGAGTCAGAGCATGACATACGGAGTCAGAGCATGACATACGGAGTCAGAGCATGACATACGGAGTCAGAGCATGACGTACGGAGTCAGAGCATGACGTACGGAGTCAGAGCATGACGTACGGAGTCAGAGCATGACGTACGGAGTCAGAGCATGATGTACGGAGTCAGAGCATGACATACGGAGTCATAGCATGACATACGGAGTCAGAGCATGACATACGGAGTCAGAACAGTGCCagtttgtatttctgttttctCTGAAGGTGGATCTGTCGAAGCGGCGAGCGGTGGACGAGGGCGAGGGGCGTCTGTGGGCGGAGTCCAGAGGCTTTCACTACTTCGAAACGTCGGCACAGAGCGGAGAGGGCATCAACGAGATGTTTCAGGTACCAGccaaatgtaactaagtacatctactccagtactgtatacttcagtaccaaatgttgaggtacttgtactttacttgagtcttttcttttcatgccactttctacttctactccgctacattcatctgttccagctttagttactagttactttagttactaattactttagttactccactacattcatctgttacagctttagttactagttactttagttactaattactttagttactccgctacattcacctGACagcagaatgagctgcagacaagcTGGTGAAAatatgactatatatatatatatatatatatatatatatatatatatatatatatatatttatatatatatatttatatatatactttttttcttgaaatattacaacttttttgtacttgtaacagagtatttttacagtgtggtatttgtactgttactgcagtaaagaaACTAAATACTGAGGCaaaaaaaacttgtgtgtgtgtgtctctgtgtgtgtgtgtgtgtgtgtgtgtgtgtgtgtgtgtgtgtgtgtgtgtgtgtctctgtgtgtgtgtgtgtgtgtgtgtgtgtgtgtgtgtgtgtgtgtgtgtgtgtgtctctgtgtgtgtgtgtgtgtgtgtgtgtgtctctgtgtgtgtgtgtgtgtgtctctgtgtgtgtgtgtgtgtgtgagtgtctgtgtgtgtgtgtgtgtgtgtctgtgtgtgtgtgtgtgtgtgtgtgtgtgtgtctctgtgtgtgtgtgtgtgtgtgtgtgtgtgtgtgtgtgtgtctgtgtgtgtgtgtgtgtgtgtgtgtgtgtgtgtctctgtgtgtgtgtgtgtgtgtgtgtctctgtgtgtgtgtgtgtgtgtctctgtgtgtgtgtgtctctgtttgtgtgtgtgtgtgtgtctctctgtgtgtgtgtgtgtgtgtgtgtgtctgtgtgtgtgtggtctctgtgtgtgtgtc is a window encoding:
- the dnajc27 gene encoding dnaJ homolog subfamily C member 27 isoform X1, translating into METNAPKRRDNKKSLRVKVISLGNAEVGKSCIIKRYCEKRFVPKYLATIGIDYGVTKVQVRDREIKVNIFDMAGHPFFYEVRNEFYKDSQGVLLVYDVGLRESFDALDSWLGEMKQEMGSQANMDSIVFIVCANKVDLSKRRAVDEGEGRLWAESRGFHYFETSAQSGEGINEMFQSFFSSITDMCENGGKRPVAEVSVGFTKEQADTIRRIRNSKDSWDMLGVKPGATREEVNKAYRKLAVLLHPDKCVAPGSEDAFKAVVNARTSLLKNIK
- the dnajc27 gene encoding dnaJ homolog subfamily C member 27 isoform X2 produces the protein METNAPKRRDNKKSLRVKVISLGNAEVGKSCIIKRYCEKRFVPKYLATIGIDYGVTKVQVRDREIKVNIFDMAGHPFFYEVRNEFYKDSQGVLLVYDVGLRESFDALDSWLGEMKQEMGSQANMDSIVFIVCANKVDLSKRRAVDEGEGRLWAESRGFHYFETSAQSGEGINEMFQGGSEQGVQEVGGPAAPGQMRRPRQRGRLQGGGERPHLTAEEH